The Hymenobacter baengnokdamensis genome includes a region encoding these proteins:
- a CDS encoding CTP synthase produces the protein MPERSTPSPTASAAKYIFVTGGVTSSLGKGIISASLAKLLQARGFRVTIQKFDPYINIDPGTLNPYEHGECYVTDDGAETDLDLGHYERFLNAPTSQANNVTTGRIYDTVIRREREGAFLGKTVQVVPHITDEIKRRMLLLGQNGEFDVVITEIGGCIGDIESLPFVEAVRQLRWELPPNDSLVIHLTLLPYLAAAGELKTKPTQHSVRDLREAGLQPDILVCRSEHPIPPEMRRKIALFCNVKINAVIESLDADTIYSVPLLMLKEELDARVIAKLRLTGGHAPELENWKEFLGRLKNPTEEVTIALVGKYVELPDAYKSIIESFIHAGAANECKVKVRSIQSEHLTPENAVQQLEGVDGVLVAPGFGERGFEGKVAAVRYVRENGIPFFGICLGMQVAVVEYARHVLGLPQASSTEMDPLTPDPVIALMAEQKDITQKGGTMRLGAYACELKRGSRAAKAYGRNLISERHRHRYEFNNEYLSRFEAAGLTASGTNPETGLVEVVELPASVHPWFVAGQFHPELKSTVETPHPLFVRFVKAAIQHKKGQ, from the coding sequence ATGCCTGAACGCTCCACCCCCTCCCCTACAGCGTCGGCCGCGAAGTATATCTTCGTCACCGGCGGCGTCACCTCCTCGCTCGGAAAAGGAATTATTTCCGCTTCCCTGGCCAAGCTCCTGCAAGCCAGGGGCTTTCGGGTCACTATTCAGAAATTCGACCCCTACATCAACATCGACCCCGGCACGCTCAACCCCTACGAACACGGGGAATGCTACGTAACTGACGACGGCGCCGAAACCGACTTGGACTTAGGCCATTACGAGCGCTTTCTGAACGCACCGACCTCCCAGGCCAACAACGTCACTACCGGCCGCATCTACGACACGGTTATCCGCCGTGAGCGCGAAGGCGCCTTTCTCGGCAAAACCGTACAGGTAGTGCCCCACATCACCGACGAGATAAAGCGCCGGATGCTGCTGCTGGGTCAGAACGGCGAGTTTGACGTGGTGATAACCGAAATCGGCGGCTGCATCGGCGACATTGAGAGCCTGCCTTTCGTGGAAGCCGTGCGCCAGCTGCGCTGGGAGCTGCCGCCGAACGATTCGCTCGTGATTCACCTCACGCTGCTGCCCTACCTGGCCGCAGCCGGTGAGCTCAAGACCAAGCCTACCCAGCACTCGGTCAGAGACTTGCGCGAAGCCGGCTTGCAGCCCGATATTCTGGTGTGCCGCTCCGAGCACCCGATTCCGCCTGAGATGCGCCGCAAGATTGCGCTGTTTTGCAACGTCAAAATCAACGCCGTTATCGAGAGCCTCGACGCCGACACCATCTACTCGGTGCCGCTGCTCATGCTCAAGGAAGAGCTCGACGCCCGCGTTATCGCCAAGCTGCGCCTGACCGGCGGCCACGCGCCCGAGCTGGAAAACTGGAAGGAGTTTTTGGGCCGCCTCAAAAACCCGACCGAGGAAGTAACGATTGCGCTGGTTGGCAAATACGTAGAATTACCAGATGCCTATAAATCAATAATTGAATCCTTTATTCATGCGGGCGCGGCCAACGAGTGCAAGGTGAAGGTGCGCAGTATCCAGAGCGAGCACCTGACGCCCGAAAACGCCGTGCAGCAGCTCGAGGGCGTGGATGGCGTACTGGTGGCGCCTGGCTTTGGCGAGCGCGGCTTTGAGGGCAAGGTGGCTGCCGTGCGCTACGTGCGGGAAAACGGGATTCCGTTCTTCGGCATTTGCCTGGGCATGCAGGTGGCCGTGGTAGAATACGCCCGCCACGTACTGGGCTTGCCGCAAGCCAGCTCGACCGAGATGGACCCACTCACGCCCGACCCGGTTATTGCCCTGATGGCCGAGCAAAAGGACATCACCCAGAAAGGCGGCACCATGCGCCTCGGGGCTTACGCCTGCGAGCTAAAGCGGGGCTCGCGCGCCGCCAAAGCCTACGGTCGTAACCTTATCAGCGAGCGCCACCGCCACCGCTATGAGTTTAATAATGAGTACCTGAGTCGCTTTGAGGCGGCCGGCCTCACTGCCTCCGGCACCAACCCCGAAACCGGCCTGGTTGAAGTAGTTGAGCTGCCGGCCTCGGTACATCCGTGGTTCGTAGCCGGGCAGTTTCACCCCGAGCTGAAAAGCACCGTGGAAACCCCGCACCCGCTGTTTGTGCGGTTTGTGAAGGCGGCTATTCAGCACAAGAAAGGGCAATAG
- a CDS encoding right-handed parallel beta-helix repeat-containing protein translates to MTQAQTAPVALRKDLKKDFGAVGDGRTNDQPAFAKAADFFNKRATTAGGTARAMLTIPKGIYVVGQQTPQGETPDVLRLMNCRNLAIEGEDSATTEIRYASGLRYGAFDPTTRQPYEAPTAMFTDGKYAAGLGTCIVLQGCEDIQVSNLTINGNSPHLLIGGHWGDTGIQLAADGVFISDSRKITLRNLSLHHMGRDGVQVLNHLAKSLNDPQRENIVFENSTCLYNGRQGLSLTGVNGFRAVKCRFNHTGRVLMPATGKPLFSNPGAGLDLEPQDGFVTNVSLENCQFVDNAGQGIVSDRPSLSQPASTKNIAVAGSLIWGVTNWSTWVTQPGFLFKNCFIYGAFVHGCQAATAAEATRFVGCTFEDRPYHGQAAYGPFTLHSDSYAKRMSFTDCRFVGTHNYLMHAIPATTDSASAFHLRNCTFLYNYTQPPQGSYDKLLGAVLSGNTIFKNGRQSTSNHRTAFMLGNSADKSMVVRAPGTLQFLAPNCYYLLVGGLDVGRLEGGAHGSASVTVAADNALVLNESPGRVPELYIGPTSRLIVKKGGSLEVLRHTKVSIAGQLIIEDGAYFFRDPLAEVSIIGGGKLQVGPQAIKTKHPKLYSTYY, encoded by the coding sequence TTGACACAGGCCCAGACTGCGCCCGTGGCGTTGCGTAAAGACCTTAAAAAGGACTTTGGGGCTGTAGGCGATGGGCGCACCAATGACCAGCCTGCTTTTGCGAAGGCCGCCGATTTTTTTAACAAGCGTGCTACAACCGCTGGTGGTACGGCGCGGGCTATGCTCACCATTCCGAAAGGGATATATGTGGTGGGCCAGCAAACGCCGCAGGGCGAAACCCCTGATGTGTTGCGGCTGATGAACTGCCGCAACCTGGCTATCGAAGGAGAAGATAGCGCCACGACCGAAATCCGCTATGCGTCGGGCCTGCGCTACGGCGCCTTCGACCCTACTACCCGGCAGCCGTACGAAGCCCCCACAGCTATGTTTACGGATGGGAAATATGCCGCCGGCTTGGGCACCTGCATTGTGTTGCAAGGCTGCGAAGATATCCAAGTATCCAACCTGACTATCAACGGCAACAGTCCGCACCTGCTAATAGGAGGGCACTGGGGCGATACCGGAATTCAGCTCGCCGCCGATGGGGTGTTTATCAGTGATTCGCGGAAGATAACTCTTCGCAACCTTTCGCTACATCATATGGGCCGCGATGGGGTGCAGGTGCTCAATCACTTAGCAAAGAGCCTGAACGACCCGCAACGCGAAAATATTGTATTCGAAAATTCTACATGCCTTTATAATGGTCGCCAAGGCTTGTCGCTGACCGGGGTCAACGGGTTTCGGGCGGTAAAGTGCCGTTTTAATCATACCGGCCGGGTACTGATGCCGGCTACCGGCAAGCCACTGTTTTCTAACCCCGGCGCTGGCCTCGACCTGGAGCCGCAGGACGGTTTTGTAACTAATGTTAGCCTCGAAAACTGTCAGTTTGTCGATAATGCCGGCCAGGGTATCGTGTCTGACCGGCCGAGCTTAAGTCAGCCGGCTTCTACCAAAAACATTGCGGTAGCGGGTAGCCTGATATGGGGTGTCACTAACTGGTCGACTTGGGTAACGCAGCCAGGGTTTTTGTTTAAAAATTGCTTTATCTACGGCGCATTCGTACATGGCTGTCAGGCGGCTACAGCAGCCGAGGCGACACGCTTTGTGGGCTGCACCTTTGAAGACCGGCCCTATCATGGGCAAGCGGCTTATGGCCCGTTTACGCTGCATTCCGACTCGTATGCCAAGCGTATGAGCTTTACTGACTGCCGCTTTGTAGGAACGCATAATTACCTTATGCATGCTATTCCGGCCACTACCGATTCGGCTAGTGCGTTTCATTTACGCAACTGCACCTTTCTCTACAATTATACGCAGCCGCCTCAAGGCTCGTACGACAAGCTACTGGGGGCAGTACTTAGTGGAAACACTATATTTAAAAATGGTCGCCAGAGCACCAGTAACCACCGTACCGCTTTTATGCTCGGCAATAGCGCCGATAAGTCCATGGTGGTGCGTGCCCCTGGTACGCTACAGTTCCTGGCCCCCAACTGCTACTACCTATTGGTAGGAGGGCTCGACGTGGGTAGATTGGAGGGCGGGGCGCATGGCTCCGCTAGTGTAACCGTGGCGGCCGATAATGCGTTGGTATTGAACGAGTCTCCGGGTAGAGTGCCTGAACTATATATTGGGCCCACCTCGCGCCTGATTGTGAAAAAAGGTGGCTCGCTGGAAGTGCTACGTCATACCAAAGTATCTATCGCTGGCCAATTGATAATAGAGGATGGGGCCTACTTCTTCCGTGACCCCTTGGCTGAAGTCAGCATTATAGGTGGGGGAAAGCTCCAGGTAGGCCCACAGGCTATTAAAACCAAGCATCCCAAGCTTTATTCTACTTATTATTAG
- the leuB gene encoding 3-isopropylmalate dehydrogenase, with protein sequence MVTKKIALLPGDGIGPEVCRQAVKVLDAVAERFGHRFEFASHLVGACAIDATGNPLPDETLAACRAADAVLFGAIGDPRYDNDPTAPVRPEQGLLRMRKELGLFANIRPVTAYPALLKHSPLKADRIEGTDLVIFRELTGGIYFGEKGRTADGTAYDHCTYSRPEIERIAHLAFQAAAGRRGHLTLVDKANVLETSRLWREVVRELATDYPEVTVDYLFVDNAAMQLITNPRQFDVVLTENMFGDILSDEASVIAGSMGLLPSASVGAAVAVFEPIHGSYPQAKGQGIANPLAAILSAAMLLDHLGLTDEAALVREGVDEAISNNILTPELNGSAPYTTEQVGSYVAFWVADSNEQQWNAHNVAVGVSTII encoded by the coding sequence ATGGTAACTAAGAAAATAGCGTTGCTGCCCGGTGATGGCATCGGGCCGGAAGTTTGTCGGCAGGCCGTGAAAGTGCTCGACGCCGTAGCCGAGCGCTTCGGCCACCGGTTTGAGTTTGCCTCACACCTGGTAGGAGCCTGCGCCATCGACGCCACCGGCAACCCGTTGCCCGACGAAACGCTGGCTGCCTGCCGGGCCGCCGACGCGGTACTGTTCGGCGCCATCGGCGACCCCAGGTACGACAACGACCCTACCGCCCCGGTGCGCCCCGAGCAGGGCCTGCTGCGGATGCGCAAAGAGCTGGGCTTATTTGCCAACATCCGCCCCGTTACGGCCTACCCGGCGCTGCTGAAGCACTCGCCCCTGAAAGCCGACCGCATCGAAGGCACCGACCTGGTTATTTTCCGGGAGCTGACGGGCGGCATCTACTTCGGCGAAAAAGGCCGCACGGCCGATGGCACCGCCTACGACCACTGCACCTACTCGCGCCCCGAGATTGAGCGCATCGCGCACCTGGCGTTTCAGGCCGCCGCCGGCCGGCGCGGCCACCTCACCCTCGTCGACAAAGCCAACGTGCTGGAGACCTCACGCCTGTGGCGCGAAGTGGTGCGCGAGCTGGCCACCGACTACCCGGAAGTGACGGTCGACTACCTCTTCGTGGACAACGCCGCGATGCAGCTGATTACCAACCCCCGGCAGTTTGACGTGGTGCTAACCGAAAATATGTTTGGCGATATTCTATCCGACGAAGCCTCGGTGATTGCCGGGTCGATGGGCCTGCTGCCTTCGGCCTCGGTGGGCGCGGCCGTGGCGGTGTTTGAGCCCATCCACGGCTCTTACCCGCAGGCTAAAGGCCAGGGAATTGCCAATCCGCTGGCGGCTATCCTCTCGGCTGCCATGCTCCTCGACCACCTGGGCCTGACCGACGAAGCGGCCCTGGTGCGCGAAGGGGTAGATGAAGCCATAAGCAACAACATATTAACGCCTGAGCTGAACGGCTCGGCACCCTACACCACCGAGCAGGTGGGCAGCTACGTGGCCTTCTGGGTGGCCGACTCCAACGAGCAGCAGTGGAATGCCCACAACGTTGCCGTGGGCGTGAGCACGATTATTTAA
- the leuD gene encoding 3-isopropylmalate dehydratase small subunit: MEKFQTLRTTAVPLPLENIDTDQIIPARFLKATTREGFGTNLFCDWRYQADGSPRAGFVLNNPRYQGRILVAGKNFGCGSSREHAAWALYDAGFRVVISSYFADIFRGNALNTGLLPLQVSDEVLARLLAGIEADPRLALVVDLPSQTLAVPAWGESFGFAIDAYKKECLLNGYDDIDFLVNQKPAIEAFEKQRAWTW; encoded by the coding sequence ATGGAAAAATTTCAAACGCTGCGCACCACGGCCGTTCCGCTGCCGCTGGAAAATATTGATACAGACCAGATTATTCCGGCCCGCTTCCTGAAAGCCACTACCCGCGAAGGCTTCGGCACCAACCTGTTTTGCGACTGGCGCTACCAGGCCGACGGTTCGCCCAGGGCCGGCTTTGTACTGAACAATCCGCGCTACCAGGGCCGGATTCTGGTAGCCGGCAAGAACTTCGGCTGCGGCTCCAGCCGCGAGCACGCCGCCTGGGCGCTGTACGACGCGGGTTTTCGGGTAGTGATTTCGAGCTATTTCGCCGATATTTTTCGGGGCAATGCCCTGAATACCGGCCTGCTGCCCCTACAGGTGAGCGACGAGGTGCTGGCCCGCCTGCTGGCCGGCATCGAGGCCGACCCGCGCTTGGCGCTGGTGGTGGATTTACCCTCCCAAACGCTAGCGGTGCCGGCCTGGGGCGAATCCTTCGGCTTCGCCATCGACGCCTATAAAAAAGAATGCCTGCTTAACGGCTACGACGACATCGACTTTTTAGTGAATCAGAAACCGGCCATTGAGGCCTTTGAAAAACAACGCGCGTGGACATGGTAA